The Allorhodopirellula heiligendammensis genome includes a window with the following:
- a CDS encoding glucose-1-phosphate adenylyltransferase — MDLSNTIALILGGGRGTRLFPLTKIRAKPAVPLAAKYRLIDIPISNCINSGLNRSYVLTQFLSESLHRHLRQTYTFDHFSGGFVELLAAQQTVDSETDWYQGTADAVRKNLVHLRESWIKHVLILSGDQLYRMDFREMMKTHIESGAAATIAGIPVTRKDASSLGIMQVDESGQVRGFVEKPQTEEQIATVRMEPSWIDERGIPSQGRDLLASMGLYIFDKDLMVELLENSLHSDFGKEVFPEAIKTHKVQLHLFDGYWEDIGTIRSFYEANLSLASKNPPFDIRNRHAPIYSRPRFLPPTIMGKSTISGSLIADGCLIGDNVTIENSVIGLRTVIGDNVTIKDSVVMGADFIEMKGQARDGKLPLGIGEGSYISGAILDKNCRIGADVRITNAAGVDHHGEEESLQIRDGISIVIKEGQIESGHRS, encoded by the coding sequence ATGGACCTGAGTAACACAATTGCTTTGATTCTCGGCGGTGGGCGCGGCACGCGACTGTTCCCGTTGACCAAGATCCGGGCTAAGCCAGCGGTACCGCTGGCAGCCAAGTATCGCTTGATCGACATCCCCATCAGCAATTGCATCAACAGCGGTTTGAATCGGTCCTACGTCCTGACACAGTTCTTGTCCGAAAGCCTGCACCGTCACCTGCGGCAAACCTACACTTTCGATCATTTCAGCGGTGGGTTTGTGGAGCTGCTGGCCGCTCAACAGACGGTGGACTCCGAAACCGATTGGTACCAAGGCACAGCTGATGCCGTTCGCAAAAATTTAGTGCACCTCCGCGAGAGTTGGATCAAACACGTCTTGATTCTCTCGGGCGACCAGCTCTACCGGATGGATTTCCGCGAGATGATGAAAACGCACATTGAATCGGGAGCCGCTGCGACAATCGCGGGGATTCCCGTGACACGCAAAGATGCTTCCTCGCTCGGCATCATGCAGGTCGACGAATCCGGTCAAGTTCGCGGGTTTGTCGAGAAGCCACAGACGGAAGAACAGATCGCAACGGTGCGAATGGAGCCCAGCTGGATCGACGAACGCGGCATCCCTAGCCAGGGCCGCGATCTCCTGGCCAGCATGGGGCTGTACATCTTTGATAAAGACCTGATGGTCGAACTGCTCGAAAACAGCCTGCACAGCGACTTTGGCAAGGAGGTCTTCCCCGAAGCGATTAAGACCCACAAGGTTCAGTTACACCTGTTCGACGGCTACTGGGAGGATATCGGAACGATTCGATCGTTCTACGAAGCAAACCTGTCACTGGCGAGCAAGAACCCACCGTTTGACATTCGTAATCGACATGCTCCGATTTACAGTCGCCCACGATTCCTGCCGCCGACGATCATGGGCAAATCCACCATCAGCGGCAGCTTGATCGCCGATGGCTGTTTGATCGGTGATAATGTCACCATCGAAAATAGCGTGATCGGGCTGCGGACTGTGATTGGGGACAACGTCACGATTAAAGACAGCGTGGTGATGGGGGCCGACTTCATCGAAATGAAGGGGCAGGCCCGAGATGGTAAATTGCCACTCGGCATTGGCGAGGGAAGTTACATCTCAGGAGCCATTTTGGACAAAAACTGCCGCATTGGAGCAGACGTCCGGATCACCAATGCCGCCGGTGTTGATCACCATGGCGAAGAGGAATCCCTGCAGATCCGCGACGGAATCAGTATCGTGATCAAAGAGGGACAAATTGAGAGCGGACACCGAAGCTAA
- a CDS encoding endonuclease/exonuclease/phosphatase family protein — protein MNNVIKIAGSFEAVLAVVLSIATAASLFARYHWIFDTVANFRVQGLIAVMVLGGLALLLRDWWTFALAAALMLANLSMINFGSMDHAASATGCRPLRIVTTNVLTSNERHDDIIDELRLLDADVIVVIELSTKLAARLRESFQDSHPYQTIHEQDIGNFGIGILSRLPLRSARALPLAGCPLSLEVTVDDCCIIATHPVPPVGDIHFDNRNRQLKKLAAYVRPELGRPRRTVVVGDLNLTPWNANFTDLLRSAGLRRAAPRWDFRPTWYARPAFPLGLRIDHVLISDDLVCTGFQIGSDCGSDHRSVCVTLHSRAR, from the coding sequence ATGAATAATGTCATTAAAATCGCCGGTAGTTTTGAGGCCGTACTCGCTGTTGTTCTCTCGATCGCCACCGCTGCATCGCTATTTGCTCGTTACCACTGGATCTTCGATACGGTAGCGAATTTCCGTGTCCAGGGTCTGATCGCAGTCATGGTGCTCGGGGGACTGGCATTGCTGCTGCGAGACTGGTGGACTTTCGCATTGGCGGCGGCGTTGATGCTGGCGAATTTGTCGATGATCAATTTTGGATCGATGGATCACGCCGCGAGCGCTACCGGTTGCCGTCCGCTGCGGATCGTCACTACCAACGTGCTGACTTCGAACGAGCGACACGACGACATCATTGATGAACTGCGTCTGCTCGATGCGGACGTCATCGTCGTGATCGAACTCAGCACCAAACTGGCTGCGCGGCTACGAGAGTCCTTCCAAGATTCGCACCCCTACCAAACCATTCACGAACAAGACATCGGAAATTTCGGAATCGGCATCCTGTCTCGACTGCCGTTGCGATCTGCGAGAGCGCTTCCGCTGGCAGGATGCCCGCTAAGTTTGGAGGTGACCGTGGACGACTGCTGCATCATCGCGACGCATCCTGTGCCACCGGTGGGCGATATTCATTTCGATAACCGCAATCGCCAGCTTAAAAAACTTGCCGCTTACGTTCGCCCCGAGTTAGGCCGCCCTCGGCGAACGGTGGTCGTCGGCGACCTCAACCTCACGCCCTGGAATGCGAACTTCACCGATCTGCTTCGCTCGGCAGGGCTGCGACGGGCAGCTCCGCGTTGGGATTTCCGTCCGACATGGTATGCCCGCCCAGCGTTTCCGCTCGGGCTGCGAATTGACCATGTCCTGATTAGCGACGATTTGGTTTGCACTGGTTTTCAGATCGGTAGCGATTGCGGGTCGGATCACCGCAGTGTGTGTGTCACCCTTCATTCCCGAGCCCGTTGA
- a CDS encoding ferredoxin--NADP reductase, translating into MSASTPSQNASGPSKSVLPPGKRPLAAPPDPEEQQQLRDQFYNATIIDRIDLTEDLSKFRIRPDEPLPPFEPGQYLAIGLGNWEPRLSGTQTQELPVNKTRKIVRRAYSISCPMLHADGTLATQECVDYLEFYITLVRHGENAASKPPALTPRLFCKSVGDRLVMERKVTGKYVLGSYEPDDTMLFLGTGTGEAPHNAMVAKLLATGHRGRIVIATSVRYRRDCAYLKEHETLMQRYGNYVYLPLTTREEENIRTDHPHFVGKQYLQTLFTSGKLAELAGDPLAPSNTHVFLCGNPAMIGYVPPGADAPENPGMLPLLRAAGFHYDVQEHRAGTIRFEKYW; encoded by the coding sequence GTGAGCGCCTCCACTCCCTCCCAGAATGCTTCTGGCCCGAGTAAGTCGGTTTTACCGCCAGGCAAACGCCCCCTTGCTGCACCCCCGGACCCGGAGGAGCAGCAACAACTTCGAGATCAATTCTATAACGCCACCATTATCGACCGGATTGATCTGACGGAAGATTTGTCAAAATTTCGCATTCGCCCTGACGAGCCGCTGCCGCCATTCGAACCCGGACAATACCTGGCCATCGGTTTAGGGAACTGGGAACCGCGACTGAGCGGTACCCAAACCCAAGAACTGCCTGTCAATAAGACTCGGAAGATCGTTCGCCGCGCGTACTCGATTTCTTGTCCGATGCTACATGCCGACGGCACACTCGCGACGCAAGAATGCGTTGACTACCTCGAGTTCTATATCACGTTGGTCCGCCACGGTGAGAACGCTGCCAGCAAGCCACCTGCATTAACGCCGCGATTGTTTTGCAAATCAGTCGGCGACCGCCTCGTCATGGAACGAAAGGTCACTGGGAAATATGTGCTCGGCAGTTACGAACCCGATGATACGATGTTGTTTCTCGGTACGGGCACCGGAGAAGCGCCCCATAACGCCATGGTGGCAAAGCTGCTCGCGACCGGACACCGTGGCCGCATCGTCATTGCTACCAGCGTGCGGTATCGACGCGACTGCGCGTACTTGAAGGAGCATGAAACCTTGATGCAAAGGTATGGCAATTATGTGTACCTGCCGCTGACGACTCGCGAAGAAGAAAACATTCGTACCGACCATCCTCATTTTGTCGGAAAGCAGTATTTGCAAACGCTATTCACCAGCGGCAAGTTAGCTGAACTTGCCGGTGATCCGCTCGCTCCAAGTAACACGCACGTCTTCCTGTGCGGTAACCCTGCCATGATTGGTTATGTGCCCCCGGGTGCCGACGCGCCCGAGAATCCTGGTATGCTACCGTTACTGCGAGCAGCTGGTTTTCACTACGATGTCCAAGAGCATCGAGCGGGAACAATACGCTTTGAAAAATACTGGTGA
- a CDS encoding adenylate/guanylate cyclase domain-containing protein, giving the protein MTFVTSTVLSDFGIQSSMEDVLNEHLGDRTNIHVAVGVDVGKAIVTRLGVHGQRITMCFGRESTEAERLQRISVAKQIRISAEVYDELDDDDLRDEFTKSGKAYVATGLTFGKLDDKQEESAAKADLLRAEARDGRVLVTTKASEATERGVATKPWSKAGVSKNPANTDKELKSE; this is encoded by the coding sequence ATGACGTTCGTAACTTCGACAGTGCTGTCGGATTTCGGAATTCAGTCGTCGATGGAAGACGTGCTGAACGAACACCTGGGCGACCGAACAAACATCCATGTTGCAGTGGGCGTCGATGTCGGCAAGGCGATTGTTACTCGTTTGGGAGTGCATGGACAACGCATAACGATGTGCTTCGGTCGTGAATCAACGGAGGCAGAGCGTTTGCAAAGAATATCGGTGGCGAAACAGATTCGCATTTCCGCAGAAGTCTACGACGAACTTGACGACGACGATCTTCGTGACGAGTTCACCAAGAGCGGAAAAGCGTACGTTGCAACTGGTTTGACGTTCGGAAAATTGGACGATAAGCAAGAGGAATCGGCTGCCAAAGCAGACCTCTTGAGAGCGGAGGCCCGTGATGGACGAGTTCTGGTAACGACGAAAGCCAGCGAGGCGACTGAACGAGGTGTTGCGACAAAACCTTGGAGCAAGGCTGGCGTTTCAAAGAACCCAGCCAATACCGACAAAGAACTCAAATCGGAGTGA
- a CDS encoding lipase family protein codes for MNMFVEYSGYLLLVGLLVLPIGLTVFVSEQHRSLVRRIGFCFLISGGVGLVALIYSSPGRETVEEEERDRDRPKPRPDLTLSDMLNGDWDSDEASDWPVARLMAEVCDLSYRSPVNAREEFKRMGFSSETIVDSSMIGYVLSLDDTAIVVLRGTDDSPDWISNLSFLSNRVDDGAIHKGFDNAYDALRPQVNQLLNRSSPRRVWITGHSLGGALAEDDHAFPFACASASVSVESSTQCPSLLQSEHDNFCSSSSRKGRIKNAKSSPVDSRDISDGPSNRPFVFGKSPQILVKISLSFSTTSDSLESEVSRRLNASFLPLR; via the coding sequence ATGAATATGTTTGTGGAGTATTCAGGATATCTTTTGCTCGTTGGACTATTGGTCCTGCCGATTGGGTTGACTGTGTTCGTTTCGGAGCAGCATCGGTCGCTAGTGCGCCGGATCGGATTTTGTTTCTTGATCAGTGGCGGCGTTGGGTTAGTAGCACTGATCTATTCGTCGCCAGGACGTGAAACGGTCGAAGAAGAAGAGCGTGACCGAGATCGTCCAAAACCCAGACCCGATCTTACTTTGTCAGATATGTTGAATGGCGATTGGGATTCAGACGAAGCGAGCGATTGGCCCGTCGCTCGGCTCATGGCCGAAGTCTGCGACCTCTCCTATCGCAGCCCCGTAAATGCCCGTGAAGAATTCAAACGCATGGGCTTTTCGTCGGAAACAATTGTCGATTCGTCGATGATTGGATACGTCTTGAGTCTCGACGACACGGCGATTGTGGTGTTGCGGGGAACCGATGACTCACCGGATTGGATCAGCAACCTTTCGTTTCTGTCGAACCGAGTCGATGACGGAGCCATCCACAAGGGCTTTGACAATGCGTACGACGCACTTCGACCGCAAGTGAATCAACTGCTCAATCGCTCTAGCCCTCGGCGTGTTTGGATTACCGGTCACAGCCTCGGGGGAGCCTTGGCTGAAGACGACCACGCATTTCCTTTCGCTTGCGCTTCAGCATCCGTCTCGGTGGAATCGTCCACTCAGTGTCCATCGTTACTCCAATCCGAGCACGATAACTTCTGCTCCTCTTCGTCACGAAAAGGCCGCATTAAGAACGCCAAGAGTTCACCAGTGGACAGCCGAGATATCTCAGATGGGCCAAGCAACCGCCCTTTTGTATTTGGAAAGTCCCCGCAAATCCTCGTAAAGATATCGCTCAGTTTTTCGACGACATCAGATTCACTAGAGTCAGAAGTCAGTCGAAGGTTAAACGCATCTTTTCTGCCGCTCAGGTAG
- the trpC gene encoding indole-3-glycerol phosphate synthase TrpC, translated as MTILDDILVKTRETIQRDRELVSPAQLADAVAEMLPCRDFHAALATGEEVRLIAEVKRASPSAGLIRENFDPAAIASAYALGGAACISVLTDEPFFQGSLDYLRAVRQAVDLPILRKDFIIDEYQLLQARASGADAVLLIAECLTPDQLIELDARASSLGMQTLIELFEPDNLAAVLATKTRLVGVNNRDLRSFRTDLSHTLRVAEGIPADRLIVGESGIASYDDVLRLKAGGVKGILVGESLMRQDDITAATRRLLAGC; from the coding sequence TTGACGATTCTCGATGATATTCTTGTTAAAACTCGCGAGACGATCCAGCGGGATCGTGAGCTTGTTTCGCCTGCCCAGCTCGCCGACGCCGTGGCCGAGATGCTCCCCTGCCGAGATTTTCACGCCGCTTTGGCGACTGGCGAGGAGGTGCGGTTAATTGCCGAAGTCAAACGAGCCAGCCCGTCGGCAGGTCTCATCCGCGAGAATTTTGATCCCGCAGCGATCGCATCTGCATATGCCTTGGGTGGTGCCGCCTGTATCAGCGTGTTGACGGACGAACCATTTTTCCAAGGTTCGTTGGATTACCTGCGGGCGGTTCGGCAAGCAGTGGATCTACCCATCCTGCGGAAGGATTTCATTATCGATGAATATCAGTTGCTGCAAGCGCGGGCTAGCGGAGCGGATGCGGTCCTGTTAATCGCTGAGTGCCTAACGCCCGATCAGCTCATCGAACTGGACGCACGAGCCAGTTCGCTGGGAATGCAAACGTTGATCGAGCTCTTCGAGCCCGATAATCTCGCCGCCGTTTTGGCGACGAAGACGCGACTAGTCGGCGTAAACAACCGGGACTTGCGTTCGTTTCGTACCGATCTGAGCCACACACTGCGCGTTGCCGAAGGAATCCCTGCAGATCGATTGATTGTTGGTGAGAGCGGCATCGCCAGCTATGACGACGTGCTGCGTCTGAAGGCGGGCGGCGTGAAAGGTATACTGGTGGGTGAGTCCTTGATGCGTCAGGACGACATCACCGCGGCCACCCGGCGACTGCTAGCGGGATGTTGA
- a CDS encoding sugar ABC transporter ATP-binding protein produces MTLRLQLSEIGKSFGATRALDAVDLSVGAGEVHAIIGENGAGKSTLMKVLSGAHRPDQGDIRLDGKVIEFADPRQSQAAGIAMIYQELNLAPELSVGQNILLGHELRHTGTPLRAIAGKLGWIDGTAERRWASEALEKLNCAHLALDRPAGELSIAEQQMVEIARAIVTSQHDPSQSLKLLILDEPTSSLTQVDTQRLFAVIEQLAATGVSVLYISHFLEECQRIADRYTVLRDGRSVRCGSMPAHAARSDRPDRTDRSVSERTSEPAATATMDDIIHSMVGRELSNLYPHFAHTRGEVALQVKQLSSDTGPAAVDFEVYHGEIFGIAGLIGAGRTETLRTIFGLDRLTTGEVRVAGRASSRRRPDLSWSRDQMGMVSEDRKDEGLFLARSLSDNLTITRARSYRRYGLLRDTPMANDTRQWMRTLDVKAASPDQLIGELSGGNQQKIALARLLLHDCNILLLDEPTRGIDIGSKSTIYEQIGQLASQGKAIVLVSSYLPELLGVCDRIGVFASGRLVDVRPTADWNEHQLLESAIG; encoded by the coding sequence ATGACACTGCGGTTGCAACTGAGTGAGATCGGTAAGTCGTTTGGCGCCACGCGCGCGCTTGATGCCGTCGACCTCAGTGTTGGTGCGGGCGAAGTTCATGCAATCATTGGTGAAAACGGGGCGGGCAAGAGTACCTTGATGAAGGTGCTCAGCGGCGCCCATCGCCCCGACCAAGGTGACATTCGGCTCGATGGCAAGGTGATCGAATTTGCCGACCCACGCCAATCCCAAGCTGCGGGGATTGCCATGATCTATCAAGAGCTGAATCTGGCGCCCGAGCTTTCGGTCGGCCAAAACATTTTGTTGGGCCATGAACTGCGGCACACTGGCACTCCGCTGCGAGCGATCGCGGGAAAGCTCGGCTGGATCGACGGCACGGCCGAGCGTCGCTGGGCGAGCGAAGCCCTTGAGAAATTGAATTGCGCGCATCTCGCTCTGGACCGCCCTGCAGGCGAATTATCGATTGCTGAACAACAGATGGTCGAAATAGCGAGAGCAATTGTCACTTCGCAACACGACCCATCGCAATCGCTCAAGCTGTTAATCCTTGACGAGCCCACGAGCAGTCTCACGCAAGTCGACACCCAGCGTCTGTTCGCCGTGATCGAGCAACTCGCGGCGACCGGCGTGAGCGTTCTTTATATCAGCCATTTTCTCGAAGAATGCCAACGCATCGCCGATCGATATACCGTCCTCCGCGACGGACGCAGCGTCCGTTGCGGCTCAATGCCCGCCCACGCCGCCAGATCAGACCGCCCTGACCGTACCGATCGGTCGGTATCAGAGCGGACCTCCGAGCCAGCCGCAACAGCCACGATGGATGACATCATTCACAGCATGGTAGGGCGGGAACTCTCCAATCTTTATCCGCACTTTGCCCATACTCGCGGAGAGGTCGCTCTCCAGGTCAAACAACTCTCCAGCGACACCGGCCCAGCGGCGGTTGATTTCGAGGTTTACCACGGTGAAATTTTTGGAATCGCGGGGCTGATCGGAGCTGGACGCACTGAGACGCTGCGTACCATCTTCGGTCTCGACCGACTTACCACTGGCGAGGTACGCGTCGCTGGTCGAGCGTCCAGCCGTCGACGTCCTGACCTGAGTTGGTCACGCGATCAGATGGGGATGGTATCGGAAGACCGCAAGGACGAAGGGCTGTTTCTAGCCCGCAGCCTGAGCGACAACCTGACCATTACAAGGGCCCGGTCGTATCGCCGATATGGATTGCTCCGCGATACACCAATGGCCAACGACACTCGGCAGTGGATGCGAACGCTCGATGTGAAAGCAGCGTCACCTGATCAGCTCATCGGCGAGCTCTCCGGAGGCAATCAGCAGAAAATCGCGCTGGCGAGATTGTTGCTACACGACTGCAACATTTTGTTGCTCGACGAGCCTACCCGGGGCATCGACATCGGCAGCAAGAGTACGATCTATGAACAAATCGGCCAACTCGCCAGCCAAGGAAAAGCAATCGTGTTGGTCAGCAGTTATCTTCCAGAATTGCTGGGGGTCTGCGACCGCATCGGAGTCTTTGCCAGCGGTCGCTTGGTGGACGTCCGCCCGACAGCCGACTGGAACGAGCACCAACTGCTCGAATCGGCGATTGGTTGA
- a CDS encoding sulfatase, with protein sequence MKTTITLSVLLLVLLGMPQVQARSPNVLLLCVDDLRPELNCFGKSYIHSPHIDQLAATGRAFHRHYVQAPTCGASRYAMLTGTYGPAGNGALFERAKEIGEHPDAVLPSMPAWFRKRGYTTVSVGKVSHHPGGRGGPDWDDESIPEMPNSWDRHLMPSGPWQHPRGAMHGLAHGEIRGNSKSGHAKKMDVYQSATGGDAIYPDGRTTDEALRQLDQLTADDQSPFFLAVGIIRPHLPFGAPANYMTPYIDAELPPIAHPNKPNGQTTWHRSGEFRQYNLWGMDPNEDGDFATSVRKHYAACVSYADAQVGRILERLEQSGQADNTIVVLWGDHGWHLGEHAIWGKHALFEESLHSPLIIRAPDMINPGVRSDALVESIDIYPTLCDLAGLPKPSMVQGDSLTPVMNDASRSRGVAISYKAGAQTIRTASHRLIKHKDGFVELYDHGSDQGETENVASMQPDLVKSLVDEMESRLKGSSR encoded by the coding sequence ATGAAGACGACAATCACACTGAGCGTTTTGCTGCTGGTACTCCTCGGGATGCCACAGGTGCAAGCGCGGAGTCCTAACGTGCTGTTATTGTGTGTGGATGATTTACGCCCGGAATTGAATTGCTTTGGCAAGTCATACATTCATTCACCGCATATCGATCAGCTTGCAGCGACGGGGCGTGCGTTTCATCGGCACTACGTGCAAGCGCCTACCTGCGGTGCGTCGCGATACGCGATGCTGACGGGTACCTACGGTCCTGCCGGTAATGGAGCGTTGTTTGAACGTGCCAAGGAGATCGGTGAACATCCTGATGCTGTTTTGCCCAGCATGCCGGCATGGTTTCGAAAACGCGGCTATACGACGGTTTCGGTGGGGAAGGTGTCGCATCATCCCGGCGGTCGAGGCGGGCCTGACTGGGATGACGAATCCATTCCTGAAATGCCTAACTCGTGGGATCGGCACCTGATGCCCAGTGGACCTTGGCAACACCCGCGTGGTGCCATGCACGGACTGGCTCATGGGGAGATCCGCGGCAATTCGAAGAGCGGTCATGCGAAGAAAATGGATGTCTATCAGTCAGCGACCGGTGGTGACGCGATCTATCCGGATGGCCGGACCACCGACGAGGCACTGCGGCAGCTCGATCAGTTGACCGCGGATGATCAATCGCCGTTCTTTTTGGCCGTGGGAATTATCCGCCCGCACCTGCCCTTTGGTGCCCCCGCGAATTACATGACTCCCTACATCGACGCCGAACTGCCCCCGATCGCCCATCCCAACAAACCGAACGGGCAAACCACTTGGCATCGTTCTGGCGAATTCAGGCAGTACAACCTATGGGGAATGGATCCCAACGAGGATGGAGATTTTGCCACGTCGGTTCGCAAGCATTACGCCGCCTGTGTCAGCTACGCAGACGCCCAGGTCGGACGTATTTTGGAGCGTTTGGAACAGTCCGGCCAAGCCGATAACACGATCGTCGTCTTGTGGGGTGACCACGGTTGGCATCTCGGAGAACACGCGATCTGGGGCAAACATGCGTTATTCGAGGAGTCGTTGCATTCGCCCCTAATTATTCGCGCACCGGACATGATCAACCCCGGCGTAAGATCGGATGCGTTGGTGGAAAGCATTGATATCTACCCAACGTTGTGCGACCTAGCCGGACTGCCGAAACCGAGTATGGTCCAAGGTGATTCGCTAACGCCGGTTATGAACGATGCTTCCCGCTCAAGGGGCGTCGCGATCAGTTACAAAGCCGGCGCCCAGACGATTCGCACGGCATCTCATCGGTTGATCAAGCACAAGGATGGATTTGTGGAGCTTTACGATCACGGCAGCGACCAGGGCGAAACTGAGAATGTGGCGTCGATGCAACCCGACCTCGTCAAAAGCTTGGTAGACGAGATGGAGTCACGACTCAAGGGCTCCTCTCGTTAA
- a CDS encoding Rrf2 family transcriptional regulator — MLSKTAEYALRAVACLGSRVGNSVSADQLAVETKVPRRYLTRVLQDLAAAGLVTSRPGPGGGYELCSDTNTLTILDVVNTVAPVERIRSCPLGLKSHTSLCPLHAELDKAYAATEAAFASVTIRELVESASPIQPLCESVSLTPSASTCISSCSESD, encoded by the coding sequence ATGCTTTCAAAGACAGCGGAATATGCATTGCGAGCGGTAGCCTGCTTGGGCAGCCGCGTGGGCAATTCAGTATCAGCGGATCAGCTAGCCGTCGAGACCAAGGTGCCCCGACGCTACCTAACCCGTGTTCTGCAAGATTTGGCGGCGGCCGGATTAGTCACTTCACGGCCAGGCCCCGGAGGCGGGTACGAGCTATGCAGCGACACCAACACGCTGACGATTCTTGACGTGGTCAATACGGTAGCTCCGGTCGAGCGCATCCGCAGTTGTCCGCTCGGGCTGAAGTCGCACACGTCCCTCTGCCCGCTGCACGCGGAGCTAGATAAAGCCTACGCGGCGACCGAAGCGGCCTTTGCCAGTGTCACAATTCGCGAACTGGTGGAATCCGCCAGTCCGATCCAGCCACTCTGTGAGAGTGTCTCATTAACGCCGAGCGCCAGCACCTGCATCTCATCGTGCAGTGAGTCGGATTAG
- the ettA gene encoding energy-dependent translational throttle protein EttA has product MAGQFIYQITDLTKKHGQRKVLENVNLAFYPGAKIGVLGPNGAGKSTLLKIMAGYDKEFEGTARLGKGFTVGYLEQEPPLDPTKTVFENVQVAVAERQAIIDRFNEISGLLGDVTDDDEMTKLCDEMAELQDVIDANNLWELDRFVEMSMAVMNLPPADAEITNLSGGEKRRVALCQLLIRQPDLLLLDEPTNHLDAESVSWLEQHLAKYPGTVVAVTHDRYFLDNVAQWILEVDRGKGMPFEGNYSAWLENRAKRMALEERQQKAREKNLARELEWIRMSPKARQAKSKARIKSYEQMSQEVFEDRPDELEIQIPSGKHLGSLVIEADKVNKAFGDKLLMKDMSFRLPPGGIVGIIGPNGAGKTTLFKMLTGHEPVDSGTIKIGETVDLGYVDQSRDALDPNKTIYQEISGGHDSLDMGGRPMHARSYVSRFNFKGPDQEKKVGILSGGERNRVHLASLLRKGCNVLLLDEPTNDLDVDTLRALEEAIENFAGCVVVTSHDRWFLDRLATHILAFEGNGQVVWCEGNFDTYERNRRERMGEDADDDSKKARYKSIHAG; this is encoded by the coding sequence CGAAAAGTGCTCGAAAACGTCAACCTCGCTTTCTATCCTGGGGCAAAGATCGGTGTGCTCGGACCCAACGGGGCCGGCAAATCGACGCTGCTGAAGATCATGGCGGGCTACGACAAGGAATTCGAAGGCACCGCGCGGCTGGGCAAAGGATTCACGGTGGGCTATCTCGAGCAAGAACCGCCACTGGACCCGACCAAGACGGTGTTCGAAAACGTGCAGGTCGCCGTTGCCGAGCGGCAAGCGATCATCGACCGTTTCAACGAAATCTCTGGCTTGCTCGGTGACGTCACCGACGATGACGAGATGACGAAACTCTGCGACGAGATGGCCGAGCTCCAAGACGTCATTGACGCGAACAACCTGTGGGAACTCGATCGGTTTGTCGAAATGTCGATGGCCGTGATGAACCTACCGCCCGCCGATGCCGAGATCACGAATCTCTCCGGTGGTGAGAAACGCCGGGTCGCTCTATGCCAGCTCTTGATCCGCCAACCCGACCTGCTGCTGCTCGACGAACCGACCAACCACCTTGATGCCGAGAGCGTATCGTGGCTGGAACAGCACCTCGCAAAATATCCTGGCACCGTTGTGGCTGTGACGCACGATCGTTACTTCCTCGACAATGTGGCCCAGTGGATTCTCGAAGTCGATCGCGGCAAGGGGATGCCTTTCGAAGGCAATTATTCGGCTTGGTTGGAAAACCGGGCGAAGCGGATGGCTCTTGAGGAGCGTCAACAGAAGGCGCGTGAGAAGAACCTCGCTCGCGAACTTGAGTGGATTCGTATGAGTCCTAAGGCACGGCAAGCAAAATCCAAGGCACGGATCAAGTCCTACGAGCAGATGTCCCAGGAGGTCTTCGAGGACCGTCCCGATGAACTCGAAATCCAAATTCCCTCGGGCAAGCACCTCGGCTCGCTGGTGATCGAGGCTGACAAGGTCAACAAGGCATTCGGCGACAAGTTGTTGATGAAGGACATGTCGTTCCGTCTGCCGCCGGGCGGAATCGTCGGCATCATCGGCCCCAATGGAGCTGGCAAGACGACGTTGTTTAAAATGCTGACAGGTCATGAGCCGGTCGACTCGGGCACGATCAAGATTGGTGAGACGGTGGATCTCGGCTACGTCGACCAGTCTCGCGATGCACTCGACCCCAATAAAACGATCTACCAGGAGATCAGCGGAGGCCACGATTCACTGGACATGGGCGGTCGCCCCATGCATGCCCGCTCCTACGTTTCGCGATTCAATTTCAAGGGCCCCGATCAAGAGAAGAAGGTCGGTATTCTCTCCGGTGGAGAACGCAATCGCGTTCACCTGGCCTCGCTACTCCGGAAGGGTTGCAACGTGCTGCTGTTGGATGAACCGACTAACGATTTGGACGTGGACACACTACGGGCCCTCGAGGAGGCGATCGAAAACTTCGCCGGTTGTGTCGTGGTGACGTCGCACGATCGCTGGTTCCTCGACCGCTTGGCCACGCACATCTTGGCGTTTGAAGGCAACGGCCAAGTCGTCTGGTGCGAAGGCAACTTCGACACCTATGAACGTAACCGCCGCGAGCGGATGGGTGAGGATGCCGACGACGATTCCAAGAAGGCTCGTTACAAAAGCATCCATGCTGGTTGA